In Natrinema sp. SYSU A 869, the following proteins share a genomic window:
- a CDS encoding formate/nitrite transporter family protein — translation MPIAPDPAEIFDRAVTEGERRLDQSLLELTATSFIAGFTIVFGIAALGVVDGLVEPRFGDVAHIAGSLTFAVGVVFLVVGRSELFNENFFDPAAKAVDQNGSWLLGSLLRLWIVTLAVNLVGGFLFAFVFAVDGVLPSGTAHALSRTAEAIIHRPMRGMFASAIIGGALVSLLSFLLQGVNSVRSRITMAYIVGFLLALGPFDHVIVTAIHVFFGLLFDAQIGYGALAETIVITTAGNFVGGIGLVTFTHVAQVVGAEE, via the coding sequence GTGCCAATTGCTCCGGATCCAGCAGAGATATTCGATCGGGCAGTCACGGAAGGTGAACGGCGGCTCGACCAGTCACTGCTCGAGCTCACGGCGACCAGCTTCATCGCGGGATTTACCATCGTCTTCGGTATTGCCGCGCTCGGAGTCGTTGACGGACTGGTCGAACCGCGCTTCGGTGACGTTGCACATATTGCGGGCTCACTCACCTTCGCGGTCGGCGTCGTCTTCCTGGTCGTCGGCCGATCGGAGCTGTTCAACGAGAACTTCTTCGATCCGGCCGCGAAGGCGGTTGACCAGAACGGTTCGTGGCTGCTCGGGTCGCTCCTTCGCCTGTGGATCGTCACCCTCGCCGTCAACCTTGTTGGCGGGTTCCTCTTCGCGTTCGTCTTTGCCGTCGATGGCGTTCTTCCGTCCGGCACAGCACACGCACTGTCGCGGACTGCCGAAGCAATCATCCACCGGCCGATGAGAGGAATGTTCGCAAGCGCCATCATCGGCGGTGCGCTCGTGAGCTTACTATCGTTCCTCCTCCAAGGCGTCAACAGCGTTCGGAGCCGCATCACGATGGCCTACATTGTCGGGTTCCTGTTGGCCCTCGGGCCGTTCGACCACGTAATCGTCACTGCAATCCACGTCTTCTTTGGGCTTCTCTTCGACGCTCAGATCGGGTACGGAGCACTGGCCGAAACGATTGTCATCACGACTGCAGGGAACTTCGTCGGTGGAATCGGCCTCGTTACGTTCACCCACGTCGCTCAGGTGGTGGGTGCGGAAGAATGA
- a CDS encoding AI-2E family transporter has translation MAVFDGWDGERLLWVGFGLGIAILIGIALFRYVGTVLFAIFVYYATRPLYRQLDRVIDHPNVTTTVTILFVVVPMAAVIVYAGVVALRELDQFLASSELEAYRSLFQPYLRLVREGNVDRLRDALTAGSGSPVAGVLRQGVPSALGRLQSFAGFVFSVLARFFLMLTFLFYLLRDDQKLRRWFYESIDHDDEIVSYIESVDDDLETVFLSNLAVIAVAAVTAAITYTGLNYLTPGGAIVATPVLLSLLIGIGTLIPAVGMKIVYVPYGLVLFGLAVTASTPLWHPIAFLVLTFVVVDTIPDFFARSYLSARSGVHMGLVLLGYFLGTLAFGWYGLFLGPIVVVLAVHFAHMIFPSLSSDFLGE, from the coding sequence ATGGCCGTTTTCGACGGATGGGACGGCGAGCGACTCCTCTGGGTTGGATTCGGCTTGGGTATCGCGATACTGATCGGAATCGCCCTCTTCAGATACGTGGGGACAGTACTCTTCGCGATATTCGTCTACTACGCGACGCGTCCACTGTATCGCCAACTCGATCGCGTCATCGACCACCCGAACGTGACGACGACAGTCACGATACTATTCGTCGTCGTCCCCATGGCGGCCGTCATTGTCTACGCGGGCGTCGTCGCACTCCGGGAGCTGGATCAATTCCTCGCTTCGAGTGAACTCGAGGCATATCGATCGCTCTTCCAGCCGTATTTGCGATTGGTCAGGGAGGGCAACGTCGACAGACTCCGAGACGCACTCACAGCTGGTTCCGGCAGCCCGGTCGCTGGCGTCCTCCGCCAAGGCGTTCCGAGCGCGCTGGGACGACTACAGTCGTTCGCCGGATTCGTCTTCTCAGTTCTCGCTCGGTTCTTTCTCATGCTCACATTTCTCTTCTATCTCTTGCGTGACGACCAGAAGTTACGACGGTGGTTCTATGAGAGCATCGACCATGACGACGAGATCGTCTCATACATCGAGTCGGTCGACGACGACCTCGAAACGGTCTTTCTTAGTAATCTCGCGGTCATTGCGGTTGCAGCCGTAACCGCTGCCATAACGTACACCGGTCTCAACTACCTCACACCGGGTGGGGCTATCGTTGCGACGCCGGTGTTACTCTCACTGCTTATCGGAATTGGGACGCTGATACCGGCCGTCGGAATGAAAATCGTCTACGTCCCGTACGGACTTGTTCTGTTCGGACTCGCAGTGACGGCGTCAACGCCGCTCTGGCACCCGATCGCATTCTTGGTTCTCACGTTCGTCGTCGTCGACACGATCCCCGATTTCTTCGCGCGGTCGTACCTCTCCGCGCGAAGCGGCGTCCACATGGGGTTAGTTCTCCTCGGGTACTTCCTCGGGACCCTCGCTTTCGGCTGGTACGGACTCTTCCTCGGCCCTATCGTCGTCGTCCTCGCGGTCCATTTCGCGCACATGATCTTCCCCTCCCTCAGTAGTGATTTCCTCGGAGAATGA
- a CDS encoding diacylglycerol kinase family protein, whose product MTSGDTGSTDKMTKDTRRLILNPMSGEGDHTEQAHQLATDHGFQTVETERAGHAVGLATQAADDDVDLLAVCGGDGTVHEVVQGLVAADALEDVTLSIIPAGTANIAASALGIETVNDGFAAAERGDTRRLDLGTADGEPFVMSAIAGLPAAASTTTSGELKERIGTLAFVIEGLRTAREFDGLEVAVDAVAGDGEYAWQGEALCLLIGTLRHFTGENEPLNAQTGRLEVTIVDQMPPADAIAEAVERRLFSRETPHVTTIEASELEVVALEDEPVRFSLDGEHRKYETVEIGVQPRALRVCVGEEYSSGT is encoded by the coding sequence ATGACCAGTGGAGACACGGGTTCGACGGACAAGATGACCAAGGACACGCGTCGTCTCATCCTCAATCCGATGAGTGGGGAGGGTGACCATACTGAACAGGCCCATCAACTCGCCACTGATCACGGATTTCAGACCGTCGAGACAGAACGCGCCGGACATGCGGTCGGTCTCGCGACGCAGGCCGCCGACGACGATGTCGATCTTCTCGCGGTCTGTGGCGGCGATGGGACTGTCCACGAAGTCGTTCAGGGACTCGTCGCTGCCGACGCACTCGAGGATGTGACGCTCAGCATCATCCCAGCGGGAACGGCGAATATCGCCGCGTCGGCGCTGGGAATCGAGACCGTGAACGACGGGTTCGCGGCCGCGGAACGAGGCGATACGAGGCGACTCGACCTGGGGACGGCCGACGGCGAGCCGTTCGTGATGTCGGCCATCGCGGGCCTCCCCGCAGCGGCGAGTACGACTACCTCAGGGGAACTCAAGGAACGAATCGGCACGCTCGCGTTCGTCATCGAAGGCCTGCGGACCGCCCGAGAGTTCGACGGGCTCGAGGTGGCGGTCGACGCCGTCGCTGGTGACGGAGAGTACGCTTGGCAGGGCGAAGCGCTGTGTCTGCTGATCGGGACCCTCCGGCACTTCACTGGCGAAAATGAGCCTTTAAACGCCCAGACTGGCCGTCTCGAGGTGACAATCGTCGATCAAATGCCGCCGGCGGACGCGATCGCCGAGGCTGTCGAACGACGGCTCTTCAGTCGGGAAACGCCCCACGTCACAACAATCGAAGCGTCCGAACTCGAGGTCGTTGCCCTCGAGGACGAGCCGGTGCGGTTCAGTCTCGACGGAGAGCACCGGAAATACGAGACGGTTGAAATCGGTGTTCAACCGCGAGCGCTCCGTGTTTGCGTGGGGGAGGAGTACAGTTCCGGAACGTGA